GGGAAACCCTAGCCCTCCTCTGTGGCCAAGGTCTCTGTGAGAGCGTGCTGCGGACCACTCGCTTTCTTTGTGGAGTCCCTACGAATGGCCCAATGATTCTTTGCCCTCCGTAGAACCCTTGTCCCGCGGTTTACCCGTTAGTAGCGTTCGCGTGTATCGAACGTACTTGAGGTAACAAGAGCTCGGCTTGAGAGTGGGTGGGGGCCGGTGGTGCGTAGACCGGTGGCGTGGGTCGTGGCGGTCGTGCTCTTCGTCGAGGCGGTCGGTATCGCGGCGGTGCAGTGGTTCATGGGCGTAGTCGTGGACCGGCAGGACATGTCCCTGGCGGGACTGGACCCGGACGTGATGTCGCTGTCGTCGAAGATCGGCGGCATCGTCTTCGGTCTCTACTTCGCGCTGTGCGGCGTGGTCGCGCTGCTCGTGGCCTTGCGGAACCGTCCGCCGGCCGGTCTCGGGCGTGTCCTGCTGGTCAGCGCGGCCGTGGTGCACGCGCTGCTGGGCGCGTTCGCGTGGGGGCTGCTGGGCTGGCCCGAGTTCGTGTTCATGGTGGCCGTGCTCGGCCTCATCGTGCTGCTCCTGATGACGTACGACCGTCCCCAGGAGCCCGCCGACGCGAAGCCGGACGTCCCCCAGGGGGACCCGGAGGGGCCCAGGGCGGGCCCGGAGACCCCCGAGGGGGACGACGTGAGCCCGGTCAGGCCTGCGCCGGCGCCCACAACTCCGTGATGCCGACGCCCAGTCGGGCCAGCAGCTTGCGGACGAGGGGCAGGCTGATGCCGATCACGTTGCCGTGGTCGCCCTCGATGCCGTCGATGAACGGCGCGGAGCGGCCGTCCAGGGTGAACGCCCCGGCGACGTAGAGGGGTTCGCCGGAGGCGACGTACGCGGCGATCTCGTCGTCGGTCGGCTCGCCGAAGCGGACGAGGGTCGAGGCGACGCCGGAGACATAGCGTCCGGTGACGGTGTCGTAGATGCAGTGCCCGGTCTGCAGCGTGCCCGCGCGGCCGCGCATGGCCTTCCAGCGGGCGGTGGCCTCCTCCTGGTCGGCGGGCTTGCCGAGCGCCTCGCCGTCCAGGTCGAGCACCGAGTCGCAGCCGATCACCAGCGCGCCCTTGACCTCGGGCTTCGCCGAGACGACGGAGGCCTTCGCCTCGGCCAGGGCGAGCGCCAGATCGGCGGGGGTGGGGGCGGTCACGGCGTC
Above is a window of Streptomyces sp. NBC_00490 DNA encoding:
- a CDS encoding Maf family protein; protein product: MTDQPRRRLVLASQSPARLNLLRQAGLTPEVLVSGVDEDAVTAPTPADLALALAEAKASVVSAKPEVKGALVIGCDSVLDLDGEALGKPADQEEATARWKAMRGRAGTLQTGHCIYDTVTGRYVSGVASTLVRFGEPTDDEIAAYVASGEPLYVAGAFTLDGRSAPFIDGIEGDHGNVIGISLPLVRKLLARLGVGITELWAPAQA